One genomic window of Pelagicoccus enzymogenes includes the following:
- a CDS encoding DUF6797 domain-containing protein produces the protein MKLLCTYLLIFSVCSVAKADEGLVYPLKGGTPPYTEFLDKGFPFKELTIAIGGRGEPDREIVPRALIVPLAEDVYVAYDTELMRVAAIWKGAFSEPLGVSFASYALPLNKIEGGFRRLPSPAGKIVSRSGVYPGWQRSGDVRLFDFREAYIDEREPGRGPMDPELASWKGVRVTDDGALLSYLLFGANAFERFQVLDLDGDIVVERRIRVENLDSKATLLLPGPGDDVRSIDIGPTSETSCEWVVRYSLDGDVSIEEVKTDKGFSTAKEQLWPEKAVTSFSFGKENRGYVFDLLDLPYPNPWKRRIRPVDIKFRKDGSAVLLTFDGDLYRLTGFESADSRIVWQRIGAGFNEPQTLALRGDDIFVYSRGGVSRLWDLDGDHEIDRYEMFCNRFVQSPDTRDFPSSIVAMRDGSFLISKCGQQVASRNPHSGRVLKISADGEKVSVYASGLRNAFLAYDPSRDLVTASDQQGEWIPSTPLLEIEEGLFYGYEKSPAATEMPVSPPLLWFPHRVAPSGVGQVHGFDERSISFRNSVLYLEYHRPSIHRVSFAEGNLRKASASQLPLSLEIPLLNGSVNPTDGMAYVAGFQIWDSSAPRLEGIGRIREVEGGIRSLESMEPVANGVVLSYRTPVEPKVALDPNRYQVSAWDYRRTAQYGSAQYNQKGEPGIDSLYVHSVHLSQDRCRVYLAIEAMRPAMQVEVMVESDGKWLPTYLTVDGSNNTPLEALGFGMLDPERLFKLEPAPRAEAGKRAVVSAARGQEIYSNFGCIGCHSTDGSTEGRSGPSFLDLYNSRRHLTDGSVVKATRSYLKESILAPSEKKAKGYDDGDVGMPSYAGILKEDEIESILLFLESL, from the coding sequence TGTTCCGTTGCCAAGGCGGATGAGGGTCTTGTCTATCCTCTGAAGGGCGGCACGCCGCCTTACACAGAGTTTCTCGACAAGGGATTTCCTTTCAAGGAGCTAACAATCGCTATTGGGGGACGGGGCGAGCCGGATCGTGAGATAGTGCCGCGGGCCCTTATCGTCCCCTTGGCGGAGGACGTCTACGTCGCTTACGATACGGAACTGATGCGGGTGGCGGCTATTTGGAAAGGGGCATTCAGCGAGCCTCTTGGCGTGTCCTTCGCTTCTTATGCCCTTCCGCTAAATAAAATAGAGGGAGGCTTCCGCAGGCTTCCGAGTCCAGCCGGGAAGATTGTCTCTCGCAGCGGAGTTTACCCAGGGTGGCAACGCTCTGGCGATGTCAGGTTGTTCGACTTCAGAGAGGCTTACATAGACGAGCGTGAACCTGGCCGGGGGCCGATGGATCCGGAGCTTGCGTCGTGGAAGGGGGTTCGGGTCACGGACGATGGCGCTTTGCTGAGCTACCTTTTGTTTGGGGCGAACGCGTTTGAGCGTTTTCAGGTCTTGGATTTGGATGGCGATATTGTCGTTGAACGACGGATACGTGTAGAGAATTTGGACTCGAAGGCGACTTTGCTGCTTCCCGGTCCAGGGGACGATGTCCGAAGTATCGATATCGGCCCAACTTCGGAGACTAGCTGCGAGTGGGTGGTACGTTATTCATTGGATGGCGATGTTTCTATTGAGGAGGTGAAAACGGATAAAGGGTTCAGCACCGCTAAGGAGCAGCTTTGGCCGGAGAAGGCTGTGACAAGCTTTTCTTTCGGAAAGGAAAATCGAGGGTACGTATTCGACCTCTTGGACTTGCCGTATCCGAATCCCTGGAAACGTCGTATTCGCCCGGTGGATATAAAGTTTAGGAAGGATGGCAGCGCGGTTTTGCTCACTTTTGACGGCGACCTTTATCGACTGACGGGATTTGAATCAGCGGATTCCAGAATCGTATGGCAGAGAATTGGGGCCGGCTTTAACGAACCTCAGACGCTCGCTCTAAGAGGAGACGATATTTTCGTGTATTCAAGAGGTGGGGTCAGTAGGCTGTGGGACTTGGACGGAGACCATGAGATCGATCGTTACGAGATGTTCTGCAATCGCTTCGTGCAGAGTCCGGATACGAGAGACTTTCCGAGTAGCATTGTAGCGATGCGGGACGGTTCATTTTTAATTTCGAAGTGCGGACAGCAAGTTGCGTCAAGAAACCCGCACAGCGGCCGGGTTCTTAAGATCTCAGCGGATGGAGAGAAGGTCTCGGTCTATGCAAGCGGCTTAAGGAACGCGTTTCTTGCTTACGATCCGTCTCGGGATTTGGTGACGGCCAGCGATCAGCAGGGCGAATGGATTCCCTCTACGCCATTGTTGGAAATCGAGGAAGGCTTGTTCTACGGGTATGAGAAGTCACCGGCAGCAACGGAGATGCCGGTCTCGCCTCCGTTGCTTTGGTTTCCGCATCGCGTGGCTCCCTCGGGAGTTGGGCAGGTGCACGGCTTCGACGAACGCTCTATCTCGTTCCGAAATAGTGTCCTGTACCTGGAGTACCATCGGCCGTCGATCCACAGAGTAAGTTTTGCGGAAGGAAACCTACGTAAAGCAAGCGCCTCGCAGTTGCCTCTGAGTTTAGAGATCCCCTTGCTCAATGGTTCGGTGAACCCGACTGATGGCATGGCATACGTGGCAGGTTTCCAGATCTGGGATTCCTCTGCTCCGCGTTTGGAGGGGATTGGCAGGATCCGGGAAGTCGAGGGGGGAATTCGCTCTCTCGAATCGATGGAGCCGGTAGCGAATGGCGTCGTTCTCAGCTATCGCACCCCGGTGGAACCGAAGGTTGCCTTGGATCCGAATCGCTACCAGGTGAGCGCTTGGGATTACCGTCGCACGGCCCAGTATGGTTCCGCCCAATACAACCAGAAGGGAGAACCGGGAATCGACAGCTTGTATGTCCATTCCGTGCATTTGTCTCAGGATCGGTGCCGGGTGTATCTCGCGATTGAGGCGATGCGTCCGGCGATGCAGGTGGAGGTTATGGTCGAATCCGACGGGAAGTGGCTGCCTACCTACTTGACTGTTGATGGCAGTAACAACACGCCCCTTGAAGCCTTGGGCTTTGGGATGCTCGATCCAGAGCGTTTGTTCAAGCTGGAACCAGCGCCGCGAGCGGAGGCGGGCAAGCGAGCGGTCGTTTCCGCAGCGCGGGGCCAGGAGATCTATTCGAATTTCGGCTGTATTGGTTGTCACTCCACCGATGGTTCGACGGAAGGACGGAGCGGACCTAGCTTTTTGGATTTGTACAACAGTCGTCGACATTTGACCGATGGAAGCGTTGTGAAGGCGACAAGATCTTATTTGAAAGAGTCGATTCTTGCGCCCTCCGAAAAGAAGGCGAAGGGCTACGATGATGGCGATGTCGGCATGCCCTCCTATGCGGGAATACTTAAGGAGGATGAGATCGAATCGATTTTGTTGTTCTTGGAGTCGCTCTAA